A stretch of DNA from Cryptomeria japonica chromosome 4, Sugi_1.0, whole genome shotgun sequence:
TACTGCGAAGAAAGCAACACCCAGTATCCATGTGTTGCAGGCAAAGGCTACTTCGGTCGGGGACCCATCCAGCTATCCTGGTAATTAATCAATTCTGATCGCTTGAGCTTTATACTTTGTTCTGTTGCGCTTTCTTCCCACTTCACACTAATGAGATTGAGTGAGtattgcaggaacttcaactacgGTCCAGCAGGAAACGACATTGGGTTCGACGGGCTGAATGAGCCGGAGAAGGTAGCGCAAGATGCCGCCATTTCGTTCAAGACAGCAGTTTGGTTTTGGATGAAACAGAGCAACTGCCACAGCGCCATCACCTCTGGACAGGGATTCGGTGCTACAATCCAAGCTGTGAATGGCGCCATCGAGTGTAATGGTGGCAGACCTGACATCGTCAATAAGCGTATAAGTTACTACAAAAATTACTGCGAGAAGTTGGGAGTAGATCCAGGCTCCAACCTCTCCTACTAATTTTACCTCACTTCACCTCACCAATTACAACAGGAAAATAAGACTGCGGACTGAAATTCTTACAACAGCTTCTTTTGAAAATTTGTGTGACCTAGTATGATATGATGGAATAAAAATTTAGTAGATGAAATAGTGTTGTTTGTCAGTTTGTGTCATGGAATTATAGGAAGGCAACAGTTTTCTTTGATTGGATAGGGAGGCTACAATTCTTAACAATTGATTATAATTGTTTATTTATTGCAGTCAATTAAAATTATGAACaagtttctttaatttttttttaaattgaagaaTGCAAATCAATCATTTCTTAAagataaaaagaaaataatattttatcttcattcttattttacaaattattttgtcacAAGGTCAGAAGAATCAAAGATATCTAATAAGGCTGAAATAAGTGGCCTATAGGCTCTAAAATCGCCAACAATCCGTGCAACTGCTGATATATAGTAAGAAATATGTCAAATTATCAATATGATTGTGTTTTACTTAGTGTGTCAAAGTCTCCAATAAAAATGTAAATATCTTTATGATGTAGATATTTGAATAGGGTAGGATTAGATTTGTTTTTTTCCTAAAACTGGAGTTCATAAATGAAATTAACTAGCTACACTTGGAATATCACAAATCCCCTTGTTATAATATCTCATTTGTCATTATGTGATTCTTGTAAAGCCGGGAATTGACAACTACATGCCAAGATTTTAAAAGAAAAACCTTTCAAGAGAAGAATAAAATCCTTGATTCTTGaattctattattatattattttgatataaaaAGAACTAGGCTCTAGAAGTAATGAAtacttaatattttttattttacaattACTCAAGTATACAATTCATTGCACAATTTAACTAGTTAAGCTAGGGGCAACTTCAACTAAATGCATAGTCCTCTTAATTTTGAAGGATATTTCCATATGATTAATTAAGGTTGCACAAAATGGAAGCTTACCTTTTATCCAAGCAAACAAAATAAGTAGGGGCATCatgatcaaaaataaaaaattgcattcaCTTTGTGTAGTCATAATATTTTTTAGTTCAAAAAAAttgtttatcatttctttttaaatTCGTTCACCGTCATCTATAACAAAATTCAATAAATATCCAACATAGGAAAGAGGATTTGAGGAGATTTATGACAATTCAAGTTGGCACTTCAATACTCCCAACAATTAATAGACTAGTTTTTGTGCCCATATGAATTTTGAGTAATATTTTTGGGAACAATTAGAGGGGGAAAAGAATATAGAATAAAGTAAGGGTGCACATAAAATAAGAGATAATACAAACGTAGCTGCATAATTTAGATATTAGGAATTCAGGAACCTAAGTTAGaataataaaaagaaaatgaaagagagAAGGCCACAttcatgaacaaaaaataaaataattccatATGGTAGGACTTACTTCAAGATGATTCCTTGACTACAATTGATGAAATTCAATCACACCAAAAAGAATAAGATGTCACAACCATACTAAACATGGAATGCAAACTCAAAATTGATGATAAATGCTAGTTGGTTACTAAACTAATGTAATATGAAGGATTGAATATTGAATATtcttttcaaattagatttgtacTTTTCAATTGATTGGTTGGTGGATGGATATAAATGCCAAAAACATCCATAAATGCATGCTCGGGGTCATTAATTAGAAATACATGGCATGAGATCCAAGATGATGATGAATATTCTATGAAAGTTTTGACTTTAGGCATGAAAAAGGTGAATTTAAATTTTTAGACGTCTTACGAAACAATCTAGTCCAAGGTGGCTATTTTTTTAAGATTGTGCAATGGAAAATTCTGAGTTGATTTTTTATGGTAGATTACTAATGTGTGTCGTGCACTAAATGGGTTAAAGTTCATGTCTAGACTAAATATTGATGATGTCTATAAAAATTATATAGAAAGGGTGGAAATTCTAAAGTATGCACTTTTATTGCTTCAATCAAGAAAGTCTTATATTTTGATGAGCAAAATTTGTGAGTTTTTTAAATTGAATCCTTTAGCAATGTATATGATTTAATTAATGTTTATATTTAACCATGCATGCATAGAAGAataatgaatttgatgaagaattttaattaaagaaATATATATTGATGAGTTTAAGCATAtttgaaatataataaaaaattaagagATCACACTCAAAATAGATTTATGTAAAGAAGCTATGTTAAAAAATACAAAAAGTAATCTTATAAAAAGATGACATAGAAATACATATTCAATAGATATATGAATACATGATGAAAGAATACACCTTTTAATCTTATTTTTAAATTCTTACTTTTAATTTGATAGGGGAGAATAGACTcattaataaaaaaatcatatgaaTTTAAATTTAACAAAACCTTTTTGtaaatttatttctaaatttttttcatATACATTTTAATATTGTTCTATTTTCCATTTCTAACCATTTATCTAttgaaaaaatctccaaaaaaagatttttttaaaattttcttttaatttatttatatatattgagACTACCGAAATTATGAATGTTGTGATTTCATATGtttgaatttaaaattctaaaCTTAAGATATTTATATTTTTTGATTTAGATAGATTTTTGAAGctttggcattcaaattgctttGTATAAATAGACTTTTTGGGTGTGGGTTTTTTAAGTGTTGGCATGATTCCCTAAGACTTGTGTATTAAAACAATCAAGGGATGGTTTGAGGGGTTATGATTCATATGATTAAGTGGATGGTGTggtcaattataattaatataaatggAAGGATGATTTGATATTTTAGTTTTTTATATAAGTTACAGGATTTAGTTTTATGGATTAGGATGTAGAAAGGTTGATGGATGGATAGATGGTTTGATTGTTTAGGATCCATATGGTTTGAGCGATAGTTTAAGATTTCTATTGTATTAGTTTACAATTAATGAAAGGTAATAAAATTTATAAGTTTAGTATGTGCAAATATTTGGACAAATAGATAATTTATTTTGAGACCTTTCAAATGTAATAAATTATTGATATGAAGATATGTCGTAATTCATCAAAGGTTGTTAGAGTATACACGAGGCAATTTAAGTTGGCAATGTTTTTAATTATTAATGGCTAATTCTATTGattagaatttttaattcttcatataGATAAGAGAGAAAAATAAGTGAATAACATAGAAGTGGTattataatgattaaatttatcTTTTAATAAATATTCTTTAATTTAATATATTGTGTTATTAGAAATGGAATTGAGAGCAAGAACATCTGAAACCATGGACGATGGAGGAGATGGAGAAAGAGATGATTATGGTGGTGAAGATAATCTAGATGATGGTGTAGATTATCTTGTGGTTGCCTTTGTGATTCTTGACTAGATGGGCTGGGTTCTATTGTCTATCGTATTCATGAGCTTTACAACTATATTTGGATTATATTCTCTTGGTGTCTCCTTAGATGTTCTTTTGAATTATGGGTTATCCTTAGCTACCCATTTTCATGTATTCCTTTCCTGGTAGAGGAATTTCTATCTGTGCCCTTTCTCCTTGATAGGTTGGAGATTTTTCTACTCAATGGTGATTGGTTACTCTTGGATGTGGCTGTATGTTCTCTACTTTTTAGTGCCTTGGTGGTAATCCTCTTGATCAAGATTCAAACTTTCCATGTTTACTTCATTTAATAGTAATGATTAATAGATTTTTGTGTTTTGGGTACTTTTTTTTGTCAAGCCAAACCTAGATGTGAGTTCTTTGGGTCGGTTCTTTCTAGGTTCAACTTTAGTGACTCTCTCTCTCTTATTGAGATTTGGATTTTCTCTAGGTTGTTTGCCTATTTTTAGAACCTTTTCTTTCTTATTGGTTGTAGGATCCATGTATGAGGCTATTTGTGTGTCTTGTTTCTTCTCATCTGTCTATACATGTGTGGCTATGCTTTGTCCGCTTCTCTACTCTGAGGAGGCCTATATTTTTCTCTTGCATATAGTCATTCTTGGGATACTCTTGTCCATGCTCTGTTCAAGGGTTTATAGGTTGTTGGGTAGTTTCATCAATTTCTTGCCTCTCTTGTGTTGGAATTATTAAGCTAGTTTTTGGGGACTATGGATTTTGGGTCCATTCCCACTAAGGAGCTATTTTCTACTCTCCAAATGGTTTTATTGACAAATGTTTCTATTAAGCCATTTATTTTTATCCCAGCAGTGAAGGTTCCTTTGCTACCTACTTCTCAAGGATGCACCACTCATCAAAGAGAGGGGGCTTTCTCAGCTCCTTTTATTCCCCCAAGACTCCTCTAGGGGTGAAGTTCTTTCTTTTGGGTTGGGATGGGTCTCCCTCTTAGTGCTATTTGGATCTAGGTGTGTTTCTTGGAACTGGTTTTATTAAGGGAGATTCTACTGCCACTTCCTATAGAGGGCATTGGTATTTCAGATCCTATAGAGGTGGaatctatgattattttttattatagtCCTATTGAGGTAGGTTGTGGGGTTAGTCTTATTCTTGATCCTATTAAGGTGGAGTATATGGTGTCTTTTGATATTCTGAATGTATTGAGGTACCCTAAGATTTAGATATTTCTTGGTTTTTTAACCTCTAAGATGCTTCTTTTTCATCTTGGATAGGCTAGTTTATTTCTATTAGTACTACTATCTAAGATTCTTCTTCTGTTATCTCCTTATCTCAATTGGTAGCTAGTTTTGTTGTCTACTATTTTTGGGCTCAATATTGTCCCATTCCCTTTCTATTTTTATGGTGATTCTATTGGAAAAGGCTTTGGGTACCTCTCAAAACCCATTAGTTATGTTTGTTCTAGTCCATTCTCTAGTTGAATTTTTCTGAGTTCAAAGTCTTCTCATTTTTAGAAGGTTTAGGGATTCCTTTCAAAACCCATTATTCTACTTACCCTTTCCTGGTTTGTGCTCTTTATAGCTCAAGGTATCTTTGATCCATTTTTTTAGGGTGCTAACCCACTCCTTGGTTGTTTTCTCTCCAAATTAAGGTGTCTCTAAGTTTAAGTCTGAGGGTCCTTTTGAAAACCTACAAGTTCTATTTGAATTGTCTTAGTTGTGTCTCTTATGATATGCTAGTTGGCACTCCAGTTCATGCTAGCATCTGGCTTTTTAGTTTTCTCACTTCTTGTGAGATCGCTCTATGTCATATTGAAGGCTGATATGTAAAAGGGTTTGGGCCCTATTTCCTAATTTACCTAATCAAAACATTTTTAGCTATTAGAATAGTTTGTTAAATAATTAATGATCCCTATAAATTGTGGAAAAGTGACAATAATGATTGagcttattattatattattattttttaatttatattatgaACATGTAAATATTGATAACCTTGACATTAAAAGCTAAATGTAAAATTTGATGCCTTTCTGAAAGCATAGCATAATAGACAAATGGATTACATTgtctatattaaaattttaaagatTGTAAACTATGGCTTGTGAATCTCATCATATCATATTTCGATAGATTAAACATTCCAAGGATAGGTGCCAAATATGGATTAAGAGTGAACTGTAGTTTTCTACTTCTAATCTATCTATCAATAGTCAAAGCTAAAAATATTCTTCGGAAAAAGCTTGTAATCATTAGTAGTTTTACTATATTATGATTGTTTTTTTTACTCTTTTCCATATTATAATGTTAGGATATTAGCATTTTATCATGTAACATGTATGTTAGATATATCATGCTACACTAGATTCCATCAAACCTATCGGGTTCCATATTATTTCGTACTTCATGCAATTTAAAGAGTTCTTTAGTTGAAGAACATAGGGGAAACAGACACTTCATGGTTGGGAGGTTAAAAACTTTGAATATGTTCTGACCTTGTCGATTACTACAGATAGAGCACTTGATAGAGGACATTAGTGTCAATTTAGTTTTCATATTTATTGTATGTATTCAACCTTCTAGTCTAAAT
This window harbors:
- the LOC131047694 gene encoding chitinase 6-like, producing the protein MTYETGSFCYIEEIDGASKDYCEESNTQYPCVAGKGYFGRGPIQLSWNFNYGPAGNDIGFDGLNEPEKVAQDAAISFKTAVWFWMKQSNCHSAITSGQGFGATIQAVNGAIECNGGRPDIVNKRISYYKNYCEKLGVDPGSNLSY